A stretch of DNA from Salmo trutta chromosome 12, fSalTru1.1, whole genome shotgun sequence:
CCGCCATTAGAACCATCTCCCACATGAGGTCATGTGGAGTCAGGGCTAATAGAGACCAGGCCACAGCCTAGAGGAGTCTAGTCCACATACAGACACTGAGCCAGAGCAGAGGCAGCCAGAGCGCCGAGGAGAGGAGACCATTATGGGCCACCACTGCCACCGTCTCTCTTTAATAACAATAACAGCCAGCCAAAGCTGAGGGCTGGAGACACAGCAGACACTCAGGGAAGGCTCTGCTGCGGTCTCTGATGTAATAGCCTCTTAATTCTGGAGATTGAATTACTGTGTTACTCCCGGACTCCCCGCAGGGTTGTAAAATCACACCTGTGTTTATTAGAGTCCATGCAGCAGACGATGTATGTGGCATAGATGACTGACTCATTGTTTTCCCCATCTAAAAGGACTAATATAGCCTATGTGGGATTTTCAGTGAGCAGACCTTACCTGCCAGGGCTAGCAGTAGTTCTCCCAGACTCTGCTGGTACAGAGCCAGTGTATCATGGTCTTCTATCCCATTCTCCTCCTGGAATGGAATACAAGTGTGTTATGAAAAGGAAAGACGTCCCACTATGGTATAGTAGTCCACTCTCAAGAAAGCCCCCAGATCCCATAACTACAGCCTTCACTGTAGTGTTAGCCTTCAATCCATCCTGCTGTAGACAGCATTTACAAGCCACTACCACCCTCCcagctctctcactcctctctggtAGTCTCCCCAGAGCTCCATCATCAAGCCCTGCCCTGCTCATGGTACCCAGTCCCCTCAGCTTACCATGGCGATGGCTGTAGATGCCAGCTCCAGAGCAGCCAGCACCCGTGGTTGGTCCCGGGACATCTctgagagggggacagacagagaatAAGGGTTGGACCAGAGGCCTTCTCAGAACATCTCCTCTAGGTACTTATCAATACCCAGTTACACTTGATAACGTGCTCCTTCTGAGTCTTATGAATGTGTTATCAAGTCCTTACGAAGGTTCCCTTCAAATAAAGTAGGGTTTAAATTAGGTCCTCTATACAAGGGTCATGAAATATGGTATCCATGATGTACAACGGGTAAAGTTAGCTGTATTACCTCTCAGGATGTCTCTGGTGGACTTGAACTGCTCAAAGCAGAGGCTGTTGTCTGCAGACACCAGAGCTTTCAGCTCCTCTGCCCTGGACACATACTGACTAACCTGCAGGAGGGGTTTATATCGCTGTCATTCACTTCATTCTATGATGTCATCCATAGCATGTGTTTTTCATCCATGCCATATGTTATTCATTTTATTCAAATCATTTCAGTCCAGCCTTTGGGGTATGAAAATACAATAGACCAAATATACTTATGTACTCTGTACCTTTTGCCTGAGGGCATCTTTAcgcagtctgtctgtctcatctggAAAGGGGAGAGAAGATACATTTCTTAGACAGTTACCAATAGTGTTCTGATTATGTaatctccagttctgtgagcttgtatcaCCTTTCAGTTGATGTTGGACTGTGGTACGGAATTAGACATTTCTTAGACAGTTACCAATAGTGTTCTGATTATGTaatctccagttctgtgagcttgtatcaCCTTTCAGTTGATGTTGGACTGTGGTACGGAATTAGACATTATATAGATGAGAGACCTGAGAGAAGTTGTGATTGTGGCAGGAAGGGGCTGTGCATGCTGCTCTTACAGTGAATGGCAGGGACAAAGTGCTCCAGTGCGCTGCAGTACAGAGACAGAGCAGCTGATCTATCCCCCTCCTGGTCCTTCTGAACAGCTTTCAGGACCAGATCCTTCTGCAagaggagacagacagcgagTCACACAAACACATCTAGCTGTCTCTCACACACCCGCATGcacccgaacacacacacacacacaccgctttcCCCAGGCTCTCTGCATTGGGCATGTGCTCGAGGTCCACCCAGGGGTGGGAGAAGAATTGAGTGAAGGTGAGGCGGGTGTCAGGGTCCCTGTCCAGCAGCCGCAGCAGTAAGTCCCTGCAGTTCCTGGACACTCTGGCCCCTGCAGGCAGCTGAGACACACAACACAACCAGAGAACCACAATGTTTTTATAAGAAGTTGCAAAACATACATTGtgttatccttgatgattttAAATGCAGCGTTTCCACTTGTGGCtggagtattttttttaaattgtctaATAGATATAATTTATCTTCCAACTATTACACTCTGTCCTGACCACTGGATTGAGGAGGAGACTGTAGAACACACTCCAGCACAGGAGTGTCCCTTCCAATAAGAAAGCACTGCGAGATAAGGTTTATTGAGCAAGTGTGCCACCCTGTGGTGGCAAATATACTCACAGGGGAAAGAATGATTCCTCTAACAGCAGTCACAGAATGAACAATCATTGCTACCACACATTTCCTTAGATAGATGTAACAGAGCTTACCTCGATGGGCTTGTCACTGCGGATCTTCTCCGCCAGTTCAGCATAGGATCTGGAGGCAAATGGCGCCCGGCCAAATAGTGTCTCTACATACAGAAGAAAGAACAACAAATAAATGATAAGAGTAAGTGAGAAAGCAATATAAACTTAAACCATCTTTGGCATTCAAAGCGGTAACGTTGAAGTTTGATGTGACTGAAATGTCTGGTTTGTGCTTAAGAGAGCATAGAGTGTTCTTGAGGGAATAGTGTTCTATTTAATCTTACCATATAGGATGACTCCCACAGACCAGAGGTCGACCCTGGAGTCATACTGCCGTCGACACACCATCTCAGGGGCCATGTAGAGAGGAGAGCCCCTCAGAGCACTCTGCTCATCCCACGGAGACATGTAACTCGCAAAGCCAAAATCTGACAACAGCATAGGACAAAGATGTTTTAGTGCAAAGTGCACTAGACTAGTCTCAGTCAAGACTGTGATACGCCTGGTAATACTTGGAGCAGCATTACAAAATCCTCTAATGCATAATTTAGTGGTGCAACTGTTGCATTCTATccattacattttaaatgtcacAACTGAAAAGTGCAGAGACAGTGCCACCAATAACCTCTGGCATATTGGC
This window harbors:
- the LOC115203265 gene encoding serine/threonine-protein kinase ULK3 isoform X1, yielding MASSFAPPKLADFILTERLGSGTYATVYKAYRKGDNREVVAVKVVGKKSLNKVSMENLLTEIEILKTVRHPHIVQLKDFQWDSENIYLILEWCSGGDLSRFIHSRRLLPERVARLFLQQIACALQFLHNHNISHLDLKPQNILLSGSVLKLADFGFASYMSPWDEQSALRGSPLYMAPEMVCRRQYDSRVDLWSVGVILYETLFGRAPFASRSYAELAEKIRSDKPIELPAGARVSRNCRDLLLRLLDRDPDTRLTFTQFFSHPWVDLEHMPNAESLGKAKDLVLKAVQKDQEGDRSAALSLYCSALEHFVPAIHYETDRLRKDALRQKVSQYVSRAEELKALVSADNSLCFEQFKSTRDILREMSRDQPRVLAALELASTAIAMEENGIEDHDTLALYQQSLGELLLALAAEAQGRRRELLHGEIKSLMTRAEYLKEQIKMLETQKDVSMDREPLSESVRSSCCVQ
- the LOC115203265 gene encoding serine/threonine-protein kinase ULK3 isoform X2, with the translated sequence MASSFAPPKLADFILTERLGSGTYATVYKAYRKGDNREVVAVKVVGKKSLNKVSMENLLTEIEILKTVRHPHIVQLKDFQWDSENIYLILEWCSGGDLSRFIHSRRLLPERVARLFLQQIACALQFLHNHNISHLDLKPQNILLSGSVLKLADFGFASYMSPWDEQSALRGSPLYMAPEMVCRRQYDSRVDLWSVGVILYETLFGRAPFASRSYAELAEKIRSDKPIELPAGARVSRNCRDLLLRLLDRDPDTRLTFTQFFSHPWVDLEHMPNAESLGKAKDLVLKAVQKDQEGDRSAALSLYCSALEHFVPAIHYETDRLRKDALRQKVSQYVSRAEELKALVSADNSLCFEQFKSTRDILREMSRDQPRVLAALELASTAIAMEENGIEDHDTLALYQQSLGELLLALAAEAQGRRRELLHGEGHYRKPSTLVYHHHHHQTL
- the LOC115203265 gene encoding serine/threonine-protein kinase ULK3 isoform X3, yielding MASSFAPPKLADFILTERLGSGTYATVYKAYRKWDSENIYLILEWCSGGDLSRFIHSRRLLPERVARLFLQQIACALQFLHNHNISHLDLKPQNILLSGSVLKLADFGFASYMSPWDEQSALRGSPLYMAPEMVCRRQYDSRVDLWSVGVILYETLFGRAPFASRSYAELAEKIRSDKPIELPAGARVSRNCRDLLLRLLDRDPDTRLTFTQFFSHPWVDLEHMPNAESLGKAKDLVLKAVQKDQEGDRSAALSLYCSALEHFVPAIHYETDRLRKDALRQKVSQYVSRAEELKALVSADNSLCFEQFKSTRDILREMSRDQPRVLAALELASTAIAMEENGIEDHDTLALYQQSLGELLLALAAEAQGRRRELLHGEIKSLMTRAEYLKEQIKMLETQKDVSMDREPLSESVRSSCCVQ